The Streptomyces laurentii genome contains a region encoding:
- a CDS encoding 50S ribosomal protein L31 (50S ribosomal protein L31 [Streptomyces albus J1074];~Ribosomal protein L31; cl00377;~identified by MetaGeneAnnotator; putative) encodes MKREIHPEYVETQVSCTCGASFTTRSTLTEGTIRAEVCSECHPFYTGKQKILDTGGRVARFEARFGKAGSAKK; translated from the coding sequence TTGAAGCGCGAGATCCACCCCGAGTACGTCGAGACCCAGGTCAGCTGCACCTGTGGCGCGTCGTTCACCACCCGTAGCACCCTCACCGAGGGCACCATCCGTGCCGAGGTCTGCTCCGAGTGCCACCCGTTCTACACGGGCAAGCAGAAGATCCTCGACACCGGCGGCCGCGTCGCCCGCTTCGAGGCCCGCTTCGGCAAGGCCGGCTCCGCCAAGAAGTAG
- a CDS encoding transcription termination factor rho (ATP binding site [chemical binding];~An RNA-DNA helicase that actively releases nascent mRNAs from paused transcription complexes;~RNA binding site [nucleotide binding];~S1_like: Ribosomal protein S1-like RNA-binding domain. Found in a wide variety of RNA-associated proteins. Originally identified in S1 ribosomal protein. This superfamily also contains the Cold Shock Domain (CSD), which isa homolog of the S1 domain; cl09927;~Transcription termination factor rho isa bacterial ATP-dependent RNA/DNA helicase. It isa homohexamer. Each monomer consists of an N-terminal domain of the OB fold, which is responsible for binding to cysteine rich nucleotides. This alignment is of the...; cd01128;~Walker A motif;~Walker B motif;~identified by MetaGeneAnnotator; putative;~multimer interface [polypeptide binding];~transcription termination factor Rho [Mycobacterium tuberculosis F11];~transcription termination factor Rho; Provisional), which translates to MSDTTDLMGVTADNSVDAAAPAAGAASGTTARRRRSGTGLEGMVLAELQQVASGLGIRGTARMRKGQLIEVIKEAQAGGSGSAASTAGSADTAESKPKRRATSKARTAESAAEAAPKAEKAEKSAPVAQQQIEIPGQPASDDAPAGERRRRRATAPAGSPEGEAKAETAQAVKTETRVEARTDVKTEQQGQAQGEARSEAAGDGAEGRGRRDRGDRGDRGERGDRQGRRDRQRDRGKGDDQQGGQRKDRQERQDRQERQGSQQAGPQDDGFDDDGGRRGRRGRYRDRRGRRGRDDFAGGGEPQVSEDDVLIPVAGILDILDNYAFIRTSGYLPGPNDVYVSLAQVRKSGLRKGDHVTGAVRQPKEGERREKFNALVRLDSVNGMAPESGRGRPEFTKLTPLYPQDRLRLETDPGVLTTRIIDLVSPIGKGQRGLIVAPPKTGKTMIMQAIANAITHNNPECHLMVVLVDERPEEVTDMQRSVKGEVISSTFDRPAEDHTTVAELAIERAKRLVELGHDVVVLLDSITRLGRAYNLAAPASGRILSGGVDSTALYPPKRFFGAARNIEDGGSLTILATALVDTGSRMDEVIFEEFKGTGNMELKLDRKLADKRIFPAVDVDASGTRKEEILLGSDELAITWKLRRVLHALDQQQAIELLIDKLKQTKSNAEFLLQIQKTTPGGNND; encoded by the coding sequence GTGAGCGACACCACCGATCTGATGGGCGTGACTGCCGACAACTCTGTCGACGCCGCCGCGCCCGCCGCAGGTGCTGCCTCCGGCACCACCGCACGGCGCCGCCGCTCCGGCACCGGCCTCGAGGGCATGGTCCTGGCCGAGCTGCAGCAGGTCGCGTCCGGCCTCGGCATCAGGGGCACCGCGCGGATGCGCAAGGGCCAGCTGATCGAGGTCATCAAGGAGGCGCAGGCCGGAGGCTCCGGTTCCGCCGCTTCCACCGCCGGCTCCGCCGACACCGCGGAGTCCAAGCCGAAGCGCCGCGCCACCTCCAAGGCCCGTACGGCCGAGAGCGCCGCCGAGGCCGCGCCGAAGGCCGAGAAGGCCGAGAAGTCCGCGCCGGTCGCCCAGCAGCAGATCGAGATCCCGGGCCAGCCGGCCAGTGACGACGCTCCGGCCGGCGAGCGCCGCCGGCGCCGTGCCACGGCCCCCGCCGGTTCGCCGGAGGGCGAGGCCAAGGCCGAGACCGCGCAGGCCGTGAAGACCGAGACCCGCGTCGAGGCCCGTACGGACGTCAAGACCGAGCAGCAGGGCCAGGCGCAGGGCGAGGCCCGTTCCGAGGCCGCCGGCGACGGCGCCGAGGGCCGGGGCCGCCGGGACCGCGGCGACCGTGGTGACCGCGGCGAGCGCGGTGACCGTCAGGGCCGCCGCGACCGTCAGCGCGACCGCGGCAAGGGCGACGACCAGCAGGGCGGCCAGCGCAAGGACCGTCAGGAGCGCCAGGACCGCCAGGAGCGTCAGGGCAGCCAGCAGGCCGGTCCGCAGGACGACGGTTTCGACGACGACGGCGGCCGTCGCGGCCGGCGCGGGCGCTACCGCGACCGTCGTGGCCGTCGCGGCCGTGACGACTTCGCGGGCGGCGGCGAGCCGCAGGTCTCCGAGGACGACGTCCTGATCCCCGTCGCGGGCATCCTCGACATCCTCGACAACTACGCGTTCATCCGGACCTCCGGCTACCTGCCCGGCCCGAACGACGTGTACGTCTCCCTCGCCCAGGTCCGCAAGAGCGGTCTGCGCAAGGGTGACCACGTCACCGGTGCCGTGCGTCAGCCGAAGGAAGGCGAGCGCCGCGAGAAATTCAACGCGCTCGTGCGCCTCGACTCGGTCAACGGCATGGCGCCGGAGTCCGGCCGCGGCCGCCCCGAGTTCACCAAGCTCACCCCGCTCTACCCGCAGGACCGGCTCCGTCTGGAGACCGACCCGGGCGTGCTGACCACGCGGATCATCGACCTCGTGTCGCCGATCGGCAAGGGCCAGCGTGGTCTGATCGTGGCCCCGCCGAAGACCGGCAAGACCATGATCATGCAGGCGATCGCCAACGCGATCACCCACAACAACCCCGAGTGCCACCTGATGGTCGTCCTGGTCGACGAGCGTCCGGAAGAGGTCACCGACATGCAGCGGTCGGTCAAGGGCGAGGTCATCTCCTCGACCTTCGACCGTCCGGCCGAGGACCACACCACCGTCGCCGAGCTGGCCATCGAGCGCGCCAAGCGTCTCGTCGAGCTGGGTCACGACGTGGTCGTCCTGCTCGACTCCATCACCCGTCTGGGCCGCGCGTACAACCTCGCGGCGCCGGCCTCCGGCCGCATCCTGTCCGGTGGTGTCGACTCGACCGCGCTCTACCCGCCGAAGCGCTTCTTCGGTGCCGCGCGCAACATCGAGGACGGCGGCTCGCTGACCATCCTGGCCACCGCGCTGGTCGACACCGGCTCGCGCATGGACGAGGTGATCTTCGAGGAGTTCAAGGGCACCGGCAACATGGAGCTCAAGCTCGACCGGAAGCTCGCCGACAAGCGCATCTTCCCGGCCGTCGACGTCGACGCCTCGGGTACGCGCAAGGAGGAGATCCTGCTCGGCAGCGACGAGCTGGCGATCACCTGGAAGCTGCGTCGCGTGCTGCACGCGCTCGACCAGCAGCAGGCGATCGAGCTGCTGATCGACAAGCTCAAGCAGACGAAGTCGAACGCCGAGTTCCTGCTGCAGATCCAGAAGACGACGCCCGGCGGCAACAACGACTGA
- a CDS encoding peptide chain release factor 1 (RF-1 domain; pfam00472;~This domain is foundin peptide chain release factors; smart00937;~identified by MetaGeneAnnotator; putative;~peptide chain release factor 1 [Streptomyces cattleya NRRL 8057 = DSM46488];~peptide chain release factor 1; Validated; PRK00591) yields the protein MFEAVEELVGEHVDLEKKLADPSVHADQANARKLNKRYAELTPIVSAYLSWKRTGDDIETAKEFAHDDPDFAAEVKQLEKQREELTEKLRLLLVPRDPSDDKDVILEIKAGAGGDESALFAGDLLRMYLRYAERVGWKTEIIDSTESELGGYKDVQVAVKTKGGNGATEPGKGVWARLKYEGGVHRVQRVPATESQGRIHTSAAGVLVTPEAEEVEVEIHANDLRIDVYRSSGPGGQSVNTTDSAVRITHLPTGIVASCQNEKSQLQNKEQAMRILRSRLLAAAQEKAEAEAADARRSQVRTVDRSEKIRTYNFPENRISDHRVGFKSYNLDQVLDGELDAVIQACVDADSAAKLAAA from the coding sequence ATGTTCGAGGCGGTCGAGGAACTGGTCGGCGAGCACGTCGACCTCGAGAAGAAGCTCGCCGACCCTTCGGTTCACGCCGATCAGGCCAACGCGCGCAAGCTCAACAAGCGCTACGCCGAGCTGACCCCGATCGTCTCCGCGTACCTGTCCTGGAAGCGGACGGGTGACGACATCGAGACGGCCAAGGAGTTCGCGCACGACGACCCCGACTTCGCCGCCGAGGTCAAGCAGCTGGAGAAGCAGCGCGAGGAGCTCACCGAGAAGCTCCGTCTCCTGCTGGTCCCGCGCGACCCCAGTGACGACAAGGACGTCATCCTGGAGATCAAGGCAGGCGCCGGCGGCGACGAGTCCGCGCTCTTCGCGGGCGACCTGCTGCGCATGTACCTGCGCTACGCCGAGCGCGTCGGCTGGAAGACCGAGATCATCGACTCCACCGAGTCCGAGCTGGGCGGCTACAAGGACGTCCAGGTCGCGGTGAAGACCAAGGGCGGCAACGGCGCGACCGAGCCCGGCAAGGGCGTCTGGGCGCGACTGAAGTACGAGGGTGGTGTGCACCGCGTGCAGCGCGTGCCCGCCACCGAGTCGCAGGGCCGTATCCACACCTCCGCGGCCGGTGTGCTCGTCACGCCGGAGGCCGAGGAGGTCGAGGTCGAGATCCACGCGAACGACCTGCGGATCGACGTCTACCGCTCGTCCGGCCCCGGTGGCCAGTCCGTCAACACGACCGACTCCGCCGTCCGCATCACCCACCTGCCCACCGGCATCGTGGCCTCCTGCCAGAACGAGAAGAGCCAGCTCCAGAACAAGGAGCAGGCCATGCGTATCCTGCGTTCCCGGCTGCTGGCCGCGGCGCAGGAGAAGGCCGAGGCCGAGGCCGCCGACGCGCGCCGCAGCCAGGTCCGCACCGTCGACCGTTCCGAGAAGATCCGTACGTACAACTTCCCGGAGAACCGCATCTCGGACCACCGGGTCGGCTTCAAGTCGTACAACCTGGACCAAGTGCTCGACGGCGAGCTCGACGCGGTCATCCAGGCCTGCGTCGACGCCGACTCCGCCGCCAAGCTGGCGGCGGCGTAA
- a CDS encoding protein tyrosine phosphatase (Low molecular weight phosphatase family; cl00105;~identified by MetaGeneAnnotator; putative;~protein tyrosine phosphatase [Streptomyces roseosporus NRRL15998]) has protein sequence MTAPEGRGIAGHEHEYDRSTFRILHVSTGNVCRSPITERLTRHALADRLGDPLGGGLIVESAGTWGHEGAPMEANAEVVLADFGADFSGFVGRELLDEHVIRADLVLTATRDHRAQVISMGHSAGLRTFTLKEFTRLVRAIDPATLPDPRGAYGTVDRARALVRAAAALRGWLLAPSEEADEVNDPYGAPITFFRSIGDEIQQALDPVVTALTGVPARY, from the coding sequence TTGACCGCCCCTGAGGGGCGTGGCATAGCGGGGCACGAGCACGAGTACGACCGCAGTACCTTCCGCATCCTCCACGTCAGCACCGGCAACGTCTGCCGCTCGCCCATCACCGAGCGGCTGACCCGCCATGCCCTGGCCGACCGGCTGGGCGACCCCCTGGGCGGGGGCCTGATCGTGGAGAGCGCGGGCACCTGGGGCCACGAGGGCGCCCCGATGGAGGCCAACGCGGAAGTCGTCCTCGCGGACTTCGGCGCGGACTTCAGCGGCTTCGTGGGCCGTGAGCTCCTCGACGAGCACGTCATACGCGCGGATCTGGTCCTGACCGCGACCCGCGACCACCGCGCGCAGGTCATCTCGATGGGGCACTCGGCGGGGCTGCGGACCTTCACGCTGAAGGAGTTCACCCGCCTCGTCCGCGCCATAGACCCGGCGACCCTTCCCGACCCGCGTGGGGCGTACGGGACGGTCGACCGCGCCCGCGCGCTGGTCCGTGCCGCCGCCGCTCTCCGCGGGTGGCTGCTCGCCCCGTCGGAGGAGGCGGACGAGGTGAACGACCCGTACGGCGCGCCGATCACCTTCTTCCGCTCGATCGGCGACGAGATCCAGCAGGCGCTGGATCCGGTCGTGACGGCGCTGACGGGCGTGCCCGCGCGGTACTGA
- a CDS encoding homoserine kinase (Homoserine kinase [Streptomyces venezuelae ATCC10712];~homoserine kinase; Provisional;~identified by MetaGeneAnnotator; putative) produces MAGPAFRAAAVRVRVPATSANLGPGFDALGLSLGLYDDVVVRVADSGLHIDIAGEGADTLPRDESHLLVRSMRTAFDLLGGQPRGLEVVCANRIPHGRGLGSSSAAICAGIVAARAVTIGGDSRLDAARLLELATEIEGHPDNVAACLLGGFTLAWTESGAARAIRMEPADSIVPVVFVPGKPVLTETARGLLPRTVPHVDAAANAGRAALLVEALTRRPELLLAATEDRLHQEYRAPAMPESVALVNRLRADGVPAVISGAGPTVLALADAHTADKVALLAGEGWAANRLDLDMSGASVLPLAP; encoded by the coding sequence ATGGCCGGTCCCGCGTTCCGCGCCGCCGCCGTACGGGTGCGCGTCCCCGCCACCAGCGCCAACCTCGGCCCGGGCTTCGACGCCCTCGGCCTGTCGCTGGGCCTCTACGACGACGTCGTCGTCCGGGTCGCCGACTCCGGGCTGCACATCGACATCGCCGGCGAAGGCGCCGACACCCTTCCGCGCGACGAGAGCCACCTGCTCGTACGCTCGATGCGCACGGCCTTCGACCTGCTCGGCGGTCAGCCGCGCGGCCTCGAGGTCGTCTGCGCCAACCGCATCCCGCACGGTCGCGGCCTCGGCTCCTCCTCCGCCGCCATCTGCGCCGGCATCGTCGCCGCCCGCGCCGTGACGATAGGCGGCGACAGCCGGCTCGACGCGGCCCGGCTGCTCGAACTGGCCACCGAGATCGAGGGCCACCCCGACAACGTCGCCGCCTGTCTGCTCGGCGGATTCACCCTCGCCTGGACCGAGTCCGGCGCCGCGCGGGCCATCAGGATGGAGCCCGCCGATTCCATCGTTCCGGTGGTTTTCGTGCCCGGGAAGCCCGTACTGACCGAGACCGCCCGCGGTCTGCTCCCGCGCACCGTCCCGCATGTGGACGCCGCCGCCAACGCCGGCCGCGCCGCCCTCCTCGTCGAGGCGCTGACGCGTCGTCCCGAGCTGCTGCTCGCGGCCACCGAGGACCGGCTGCACCAGGAATACCGGGCGCCCGCGATGCCGGAGAGCGTCGCCCTGGTCAACCGGCTGCGGGCGGACGGCGTGCCCGCGGTCATCTCCGGCGCGGGCCCCACGGTCCTCGCGCTGGCCGATGCCCATACGGCCGACAAGGTCGCGCTCCTCGCGGGCGAGGGCTGGGCCGCGAACCGGCTCGACCTCGACATGTCCGGGGCGAGTGTGCTTCCGCTCGCGCCCTGA
- a CDS encoding methylase of polypeptide chain release factors (Methylase of polypeptide chain release factors [Streptomyces venezuelae ATCC10712];~N5-glutamine S-adenosyl-L-methionine-dependent methyltransferase; Provisional;~S-adenosylmethionine binding site [chemical binding];~S-adenosylmethionine-dependent methyltransferases (SAM or AdoMet-MTase), class I; AdoMet-MTases are enzymes that use S-adenosyl-L-methionine (SAM or AdoMet) as a substrate for methyltransfer, creating the product S-adenosyl-L-homocysteine (AdoHcy); cd02440;~identified by MetaGeneAnnotator; putative), producing MNLLLAEVAQATQRLADAGVPSPRFDAEELAAFVHGVKRGELHNVKDADFDARYWEAVARREAREPLQHITGRAFFRYLELQVGPGVFVPRPETESVVGWAIDAVRAMDVVEPLIVDLCTGSGAIALAMAQEVPRSRVHAVELSDDALVWTRKNAEDSRVTVHQGDALTALPELNGQVDLVISNPPYIPLTEWEYVAPEARDHDPDMALFSGEDGLDTIRGIERTAHRLLRPGGLVVIEHADTQGGQVPWIFNEEAGWTDAADHPDLNNRPRFATARKATP from the coding sequence GTGAACCTGCTGCTTGCCGAGGTGGCCCAGGCCACCCAGCGGCTGGCCGACGCCGGCGTTCCCTCACCGCGTTTCGACGCCGAGGAGCTCGCCGCGTTCGTGCACGGCGTGAAGCGGGGGGAGCTGCACAACGTCAAGGACGCCGACTTCGACGCCCGCTACTGGGAGGCGGTCGCCCGCCGCGAGGCGCGCGAACCGCTCCAGCACATCACCGGGCGGGCCTTCTTCCGCTATCTGGAGCTCCAGGTCGGCCCCGGTGTCTTCGTGCCCCGGCCGGAGACCGAGTCGGTCGTCGGCTGGGCCATAGACGCCGTCCGGGCGATGGACGTGGTCGAACCGCTCATCGTCGACCTGTGCACCGGTTCCGGCGCCATCGCGCTCGCCATGGCCCAGGAGGTGCCGCGCTCGCGCGTGCACGCCGTGGAGCTGTCCGACGACGCGCTGGTGTGGACCCGGAAGAACGCGGAGGACTCGCGCGTCACCGTCCACCAGGGCGACGCGCTCACCGCGCTGCCGGAGCTGAACGGCCAGGTCGACCTGGTCATCTCGAACCCGCCGTACATCCCGCTCACCGAGTGGGAGTACGTGGCGCCCGAGGCACGCGACCACGACCCGGACATGGCGCTGTTCTCCGGCGAGGACGGCCTCGACACCATCCGGGGCATCGAGCGCACCGCGCACCGGCTGCTGCGGCCCGGCGGACTCGTCGTCATCGAGCACGCCGACACCCAGGGCGGCCAGGTGCCGTGGATCTTCAACGAGGAGGCCGGCTGGACGGACGCCGCCGACCACCCCGACCTGAACAACCGGCCGCGCTTCGCGACCGCTCGCAAGGCGACGCCGTGA
- a CDS encoding yrdC/sua5 family protein (Putative translation factor (SUA5) [Translation, ribosomal structure and biogenesis]; COG0009;~YrdC or Sua5 family protein, required for threonylc arbamoyladenosine (t(6)A) formation in tRNA [Streptomyces venezuelae ATCC10712];~identified by MetaGeneAnnotator; putative): MARRYDCNEATDRATGLREAASAVRRGELVVLPTDTVYGIGADAFSSEAVADLLTAKGRGRNMPTPVLIGSPNTLHGLVTDFSEMAWELVDAFWPGALTLVARHQPSLQWDLGDTRGTVAIRMPLHPVAIELLTEVGPMAVSSANLTGHPAPESCDAAQGMLGDSVSVYLDGGPTPGIVPSSIVDVTGKAPVLLREGALTAEDLRKVVPDLEVAN, encoded by the coding sequence ATGGCTCGGCGATACGACTGCAACGAGGCGACCGACCGGGCCACGGGTCTGCGTGAGGCCGCCTCCGCGGTGCGCCGCGGCGAACTGGTCGTGCTGCCCACCGACACCGTGTACGGGATCGGGGCGGACGCCTTCAGCTCGGAGGCCGTCGCGGACCTGCTCACGGCCAAGGGCCGCGGCCGCAACATGCCCACGCCCGTGCTCATCGGCTCCCCGAACACGCTGCACGGTCTCGTCACGGACTTCTCCGAGATGGCCTGGGAGCTCGTCGACGCCTTCTGGCCCGGTGCGCTGACCCTGGTCGCCCGGCACCAGCCGTCGCTCCAGTGGGACCTCGGCGACACCCGCGGCACCGTCGCGATCCGGATGCCGCTGCACCCGGTGGCGATCGAGCTGCTGACGGAGGTCGGCCCGATGGCGGTGTCCTCGGCGAACCTGACCGGTCACCCGGCGCCGGAGAGCTGCGACGCGGCCCAGGGCATGCTCGGCGACTCCGTCTCCGTGTACCTGGACGGCGGCCCGACGCCCGGCATCGTCCCGTCGTCCATCGTGGACGTCACCGGCAAGGCGCCGGTGCTGCTGCGCGAGGGCGCGCTGACCGCCGAGGACCTCCGGAAGGTGGTACCCGACCTCGAGGTGGCGAATTGA
- a CDS encoding cell envelope-associated transcriptional attenuator lytR-cpsA-psr, subfamily A1 (Cell envelope-associated transcriptional attenuator LytR-CpsA-Psr, subfamily A1 [Streptomyces venezuelae ATCC10712];~Cell envelope-related transcriptional attenuator domain; pfam03816;~identified by MetaGeneAnnotator; putative), producing MTEQNRGGRIRPTGRRRKPHTKGHRTAVIAAWSGAVLVLVAGSGLGYAYVRLDGNLKGVDINAQLGKNRPDDVDNGSMDILLLGSDSRSGANAAYGKDEGGARSDTAMVVHVYPGHKKASVVSIPRDTLVDRPMCASPQGAPVPAERRAMFNTAYEVGGPACAVKTVESMSGIRMDHYIEVDFAGFTKLIDKLGGVEITTAKPIKDAKSHLDLAPGTHTLDGEQSLGLVRTRKSVGDGSDLGRIQLQQAFMKAFIDQVKNVGVFSNPAKLFGIADTATKAITPDSELDSVNELSSFASGLSKLGADDVHMITMPVEYDPADPNRVLPVEAKAQQVWSALKADRPIPASATQDTATGKADGIVK from the coding sequence ATGACCGAGCAGAATCGCGGCGGCCGCATACGCCCCACCGGCCGCCGCCGCAAGCCGCATACGAAGGGCCACCGCACCGCGGTGATCGCCGCCTGGAGCGGGGCCGTGCTCGTCCTCGTCGCCGGTTCCGGCCTCGGATACGCGTACGTCCGGCTCGACGGGAACCTCAAGGGCGTCGACATCAACGCCCAGCTCGGCAAGAACCGCCCGGACGACGTCGACAACGGCTCGATGGACATCCTGCTGCTCGGCTCCGACTCGCGCTCCGGCGCGAACGCCGCGTACGGCAAGGACGAGGGCGGCGCCCGCTCCGACACCGCGATGGTCGTGCACGTCTATCCGGGCCACAAGAAGGCGTCGGTGGTCTCCATACCGCGCGACACCCTCGTCGACCGGCCCATGTGCGCGAGCCCGCAGGGCGCCCCGGTCCCGGCCGAGCGGCGGGCCATGTTCAACACGGCGTACGAGGTCGGCGGGCCGGCCTGCGCCGTGAAGACCGTCGAGTCGATGTCCGGCATCCGCATGGACCACTACATCGAGGTCGACTTCGCCGGCTTCACGAAGCTCATCGACAAGCTCGGCGGCGTCGAGATCACCACGGCGAAGCCCATCAAGGACGCCAAGAGCCACCTCGACCTCGCGCCGGGCACCCACACCCTCGACGGCGAGCAGTCGCTCGGCCTGGTCCGCACCCGCAAGAGCGTCGGCGACGGCAGCGACCTCGGCCGCATCCAGCTCCAGCAGGCCTTCATGAAGGCGTTCATCGACCAGGTCAAGAACGTCGGCGTGTTCTCGAACCCCGCGAAGCTGTTCGGCATCGCGGACACCGCCACCAAGGCCATCACGCCCGACTCCGAACTGGATTCCGTCAACGAGCTGTCGAGCTTCGCCAGCGGTCTGTCGAAGCTGGGCGCCGACGACGTGCACATGATCACGATGCCGGTGGAGTACGACCCGGCGGACCCCAACCGCGTCCTGCCCGTCGAGGCCAAGGCGCAGCAGGTCTGGTCCGCCCTGAAGGCGGACCGGCCGATCCCGGCCTCGGCCACCCAGGACACCGCCACGGGCAAGGCCGACGGCATCGTGAAGTAG